One Georgenia wutianyii DNA segment encodes these proteins:
- a CDS encoding CoA-binding protein, with product MSHRNDPAVIERLLTTPGRWAIVGLSENRERIAYGVAGHVQRLGMEIVPVHPRAETVHGARGYTRLADVPGPIDVVEIFVNSSLAGGVVDEAIAAGAKAVWLQLGVVDEAAAARAAAAGLDVVMDTCPVIEAPLIHA from the coding sequence ATGAGCCACCGCAACGACCCCGCCGTCATCGAGCGCCTGCTCACCACCCCGGGCAGGTGGGCGATCGTCGGCCTGTCGGAGAACCGCGAGCGCATCGCCTACGGCGTCGCCGGGCACGTCCAGCGGCTCGGGATGGAGATCGTCCCGGTGCACCCACGCGCCGAGACCGTGCACGGGGCGCGCGGCTACACGCGCCTGGCCGACGTGCCCGGGCCGATCGACGTCGTCGAGATCTTCGTCAACTCCTCACTCGCCGGCGGGGTCGTCGACGAGGCGATCGCCGCCGGGGCGAAGGCCGTGTGGCTCCAGCTCGGGGTGGTCGACGAGGCCGCCGCCGCGCGCGCCGCGGCCGCGGGGCTGGACGTCGTCATGGACACGTGCCCGGTCATCGAGGCGCCGCTCATCCACGCCTGA
- a CDS encoding LCP family protein, producing MPPSFAPGASRPRPDARGARPVGPPADATRAMPTTRPAAPERRSVHAQQGTAQPAPAQRPAGQRPAGQPAPAYAPRQAPVAVREAPPEQPVAPPPVRRKRRGRRVVATALVLLLVLTIAWPVGLLIWANGKINHVDALSGAPDTPGTTYLLAGSDSRGSGVVDDGTEGQRSDTIMVLHKPESGPAALISLPRDTFTEIPGYGANKLNAAFSLGGPPLLVQTVEGLTGLTVDHYVEIGMGGVRDVVDSVGGVELCLDMDVDDPMSGLVWQAGCHPADGETALAFARMRYSDPTGDIGRTDRQRQIVAAIVSEVSSPGTLLDPRAQVGLAGSALDSIAVDEDTNILDIARMALAFRAATGADGLVGPPPIADLNYQPGGVGSTVLLDPQRAPLFFERLRDGELTAADFQ from the coding sequence ATGCCTCCCTCGTTCGCGCCCGGCGCGTCGCGCCCCAGGCCCGACGCCCGTGGTGCGCGCCCCGTCGGCCCGCCCGCGGACGCCACCCGGGCCATGCCGACGACGCGTCCCGCCGCGCCCGAGCGCCGTTCGGTGCACGCCCAGCAGGGCACCGCGCAGCCCGCGCCGGCCCAGCGTCCCGCGGGTCAGCGGCCCGCCGGACAGCCCGCGCCCGCCTACGCGCCCCGGCAGGCTCCGGTCGCCGTCCGCGAGGCCCCGCCCGAGCAGCCGGTCGCACCCCCGCCGGTCAGGCGCAAGCGCCGCGGGCGTCGGGTCGTCGCGACGGCGCTCGTCCTCCTGCTCGTCCTGACGATCGCGTGGCCCGTGGGCCTGCTCATCTGGGCCAACGGGAAGATCAACCACGTCGACGCGCTCTCCGGGGCGCCCGACACGCCCGGGACCACCTACCTCCTCGCGGGCTCGGACTCCCGGGGCAGCGGCGTCGTCGACGACGGCACCGAGGGCCAGCGGTCCGACACGATCATGGTGCTCCACAAGCCGGAGTCCGGCCCGGCGGCGCTCATCTCCCTGCCGCGCGACACCTTCACCGAGATCCCGGGGTACGGCGCCAACAAGCTCAACGCGGCGTTCTCCCTGGGCGGCCCGCCCCTGCTCGTCCAGACGGTCGAGGGCCTCACCGGGCTCACCGTCGACCACTACGTCGAGATCGGCATGGGCGGCGTGCGAGACGTCGTCGACTCCGTCGGCGGGGTCGAGCTGTGCCTCGACATGGACGTCGACGACCCGATGAGCGGCCTCGTCTGGCAGGCCGGGTGCCACCCGGCGGACGGGGAGACGGCGCTCGCGTTCGCACGGATGCGCTACTCCGACCCGACCGGTGACATCGGCCGCACGGACCGTCAGCGCCAGATCGTCGCGGCGATCGTCTCCGAGGTGAGCAGCCCCGGCACGCTGCTGGACCCGCGCGCGCAGGTCGGGCTGGCCGGCTCGGCACTCGACTCGATCGCCGTCGACGAGGACACGAACATCCTCGACATCGCCCGCATGGCGCTGGCCTTCCGCGCGGCGACCGGCGCCGACGGGCTCGTCGGCCCGCCGCCCATCGCCGACCTCAACTACCAGCCGGGCGGGGTGGGCTCCACCGTCCTGCTCGACCCGCAGCGCGCCCCGCTGTTCTTCGAGCGGCTGCGCGACGGCGAGCTCACGGCGGCCGACTTCCAGTAG
- a CDS encoding LCP family protein: protein MSASTPRHASSQRRRTSRLARGGGVAALSLVLFAGSGVAIAYNDIQGNIDRHDIEDLLGDRPTTAGEEEPLPIDSAAGEDLNIVVLGSDTRAGETNASFGSTPEGGQRSDTTMIAHISADRTRMEVISIPRDTLVSIPSCRLEDGSWTEPRSEAMFNTAFSTGADNGGIGTAAACTIRTIEELTGIYIDDFVVVDFAGFINVVDALGGVPMCLEEPIDDPKAHAQIPAGEQVLDGRQALGFARARYSIGDGSDISRIGRQQELVAAIAREALGKNLLTDMPALYRFLDAATSTLTTGTQLGSIPTLAGLAYSLRGIDLDSIVFETMPFEYAGNRVRPTAEAEELWAALREDRPIQGALTAGGEIPTEEATGVPTDAPTTEQPPAAPEPEPTPTSLCS from the coding sequence GTGTCTGCCAGTACTCCTCGCCACGCCTCGTCGCAGCGCCGTCGTACCTCGCGTCTGGCCCGCGGCGGGGGCGTCGCCGCCCTCAGCCTGGTCCTGTTCGCCGGTAGCGGCGTCGCCATCGCGTACAACGACATCCAGGGCAACATCGACCGTCACGACATCGAGGACCTCCTCGGCGACCGGCCGACGACGGCGGGCGAGGAGGAGCCGCTGCCGATCGACAGCGCGGCCGGCGAGGACCTCAACATCGTCGTCCTCGGCTCCGACACCCGCGCCGGTGAGACCAACGCGTCCTTCGGGTCCACCCCCGAGGGCGGGCAGCGGTCCGACACGACGATGATCGCCCACATCTCCGCGGACCGGACCCGCATGGAGGTCATCTCCATCCCGCGCGACACGCTCGTGTCGATCCCCTCCTGCCGGCTCGAGGACGGCTCGTGGACCGAGCCGCGCAGCGAGGCGATGTTCAACACGGCCTTCTCCACCGGCGCGGACAACGGCGGCATCGGAACGGCCGCAGCATGCACGATCCGCACGATCGAGGAGCTCACCGGCATCTACATCGACGACTTCGTCGTCGTCGACTTCGCCGGGTTCATCAACGTCGTCGACGCCCTCGGGGGTGTCCCGATGTGCCTCGAGGAGCCGATCGACGACCCGAAGGCGCACGCCCAGATCCCCGCCGGCGAGCAGGTCCTCGACGGCCGCCAGGCCCTCGGCTTCGCCCGGGCCCGCTACTCCATCGGCGACGGCTCGGACATCAGCCGCATCGGCCGCCAGCAAGAGCTCGTCGCCGCCATCGCCCGCGAGGCGCTGGGCAAGAACCTGCTCACCGACATGCCGGCGCTCTACCGCTTCCTCGACGCCGCGACGTCGACCCTGACCACCGGTACCCAGCTGGGCTCGATCCCCACGCTCGCCGGGCTCGCCTACTCGCTGCGGGGCATCGACCTCGACAGCATCGTCTTCGAGACGATGCCCTTCGAGTACGCCGGCAACCGCGTCCGCCCCACGGCCGAGGCCGAGGAGCTGTGGGCCGCGCTGCGCGAGGACCGGCCGATCCAGGGCGCCCTCACGGCCGGCGGCGAGATCCCCACCGAGGAGGCGACCGGCGTCCCCACGGACGCCCCGACCACGGAGCAGCCTCCGGCCGCGCCCGAGCCGGAGCCGACCCCGACGTCGCTCTGCTCCTGA
- a CDS encoding DUF2304 domain-containing protein, with protein MSDQIVIQVLLLVAVSVVAVLLTRGTANARHQAIRRILLVGFVVVAAASVMFPDWLTWLARQVGVGRGADLLLYALVIAFLSYIATSYRRMSELERRITVLTRELALTRTRLEDVEEPAEHAE; from the coding sequence ATGTCCGACCAGATCGTCATCCAGGTGCTGCTGCTCGTCGCGGTCAGCGTCGTGGCGGTGCTGCTCACCCGGGGGACGGCCAACGCTCGGCACCAGGCGATCCGGCGGATCCTCCTGGTGGGCTTCGTCGTCGTCGCGGCGGCGTCGGTGATGTTCCCCGACTGGCTCACCTGGCTGGCCCGCCAGGTGGGCGTCGGTCGTGGCGCGGACCTCCTCCTCTACGCGCTCGTCATCGCCTTCCTCTCCTACATCGCGACGAGCTACCGCCGGATGAGCGAGCTCGAGCGGCGGATCACCGTCCTCACCCGTGAGCTGGCCCTCACCCGCACCCGGCTCGAGGACGTCGAGGAGCCCGCCGAGCACGCCGAGTGA
- a CDS encoding glycosyltransferase family 2 protein has product MRSTPVPPTGERTVTDTWLVVPLFEEQSVIGDVVRRARETFPNIVCVDDGSTDESAARAREAGAVVVRHPVNLGQGAALQTGIEWVLTCTDAPYLVTFDADGQHQVSDAVDMVRKAREEDLAVVFGSRFLDDRTRPGLLKRVVLKTAVWVTNRSTGLRLTDAHNGLRVIRRDAAEHVDLRQDRMAHASEIVAQLGRTGLPWAEHPVHVLYTDYSRAKGQSLLNSVNILVDLLFR; this is encoded by the coding sequence ATGAGATCGACGCCGGTCCCGCCCACCGGCGAACGCACCGTCACCGACACCTGGCTCGTCGTGCCGCTGTTCGAGGAGCAGTCCGTCATCGGCGACGTCGTGCGCCGGGCGCGGGAGACCTTCCCCAACATCGTCTGCGTCGACGACGGCAGCACCGACGAGTCCGCCGCGCGGGCGCGCGAGGCCGGCGCCGTCGTCGTGCGCCACCCCGTCAACCTCGGCCAGGGCGCCGCGCTGCAGACGGGCATCGAGTGGGTGCTCACCTGCACCGACGCCCCCTACCTCGTGACGTTCGACGCCGACGGCCAGCACCAGGTCTCCGACGCCGTCGACATGGTGCGCAAGGCGCGCGAGGAGGACCTCGCCGTCGTCTTCGGCTCCCGGTTCCTCGACGACCGCACCCGGCCCGGCCTGCTCAAGCGCGTCGTGCTCAAGACCGCGGTGTGGGTGACGAACCGCTCGACGGGGCTGCGGCTCACCGACGCGCACAACGGTCTGCGGGTCATCCGCCGCGACGCGGCCGAGCACGTCGACCTGCGCCAGGACCGCATGGCGCACGCCTCGGAGATCGTCGCCCAGCTCGGGCGGACCGGTCTACCGTGGGCCGAGCACCCCGTCCACGTCCTGTACACCGACTACTCGCGGGCCAAGGGCCAGTCCCTGCTCAACTCGGTGAACATCCTCGTCGACCTCCTCTTCCGCTGA
- a CDS encoding acyltransferase: MTVRITDSADVAPDARLGDGTSVWHLAQVREGAVLGEGCVVGRGAYIGTGVRLGNNCKVQNYALVYEPAELADGVFVGPAAVLTNDTHPRAINPDGSLKSADDWEAVGVTVGTGAAIGARAVCVAPVTIGAWATVAAGAVVTRDVPAHALVAGVPARQIGWVGHAGRRLEPEGDLLRCPATGRTYAIHDNELREVTA; this comes from the coding sequence ATGACAGTACGGATCACCGACAGCGCCGACGTCGCGCCCGACGCCCGACTCGGCGACGGCACCTCCGTCTGGCATCTCGCCCAGGTGCGCGAGGGCGCGGTCCTCGGCGAGGGCTGCGTCGTCGGCCGCGGCGCCTACATCGGCACCGGCGTGCGGCTGGGGAACAACTGCAAGGTGCAGAACTACGCGCTCGTCTACGAGCCCGCCGAGCTGGCCGACGGCGTCTTCGTCGGCCCCGCCGCCGTCCTCACCAACGACACCCACCCGCGGGCCATCAACCCCGACGGCTCCCTCAAGTCGGCCGACGACTGGGAGGCCGTCGGCGTGACCGTCGGCACCGGCGCCGCCATCGGCGCCCGGGCCGTCTGCGTCGCGCCCGTGACGATCGGTGCGTGGGCCACGGTCGCCGCGGGCGCCGTCGTCACCCGTGACGTGCCCGCCCACGCCCTCGTCGCCGGTGTCCCGGCCCGCCAGATCGGCTGGGTCGGTCACGCCGGACGTCGCCTCGAGCCCGAGGGCGACCTGCTCCGCTGCCCGGCCACCGGCCGGACGTACGCCATCCACGACAACGAACTGCGCGAGGTCACCGCATGA
- a CDS encoding DegT/DnrJ/EryC1/StrS family aminotransferase: MNQSLIPAAKPIIGDEERAAVDAVLRSGMVAQGPQVAAFEEEFAEQLVEGRRCQAVSSGTAGLHVGLLASGVGPGDEVIVPSFTFAATANSVALTGATPVFADIDPDTFCLDPESVRAAVTERTRGVMPVHLYGHPADMVAFEALAAELGLEIYEDAAQAHGASLHGRKVGTWGRFAMFSLYPTKNMTSGEGGMVSCADEAVARMVRLLRNQGMERQYANEVIGLNVRMTDIHAAIGRVQLGKLPAWTARRQANAAFFDEHLTGVVTPPVADGAVHVYHQYTIRVEASERDRMVTALREEHGVGTGVYYPIPNHRLSSLEQYAPAHELPQTEKAAGEVISLPVHPSLSQEDLERVVSGVNAVAKAGA; the protein is encoded by the coding sequence ATGAACCAGTCCTTGATCCCTGCCGCGAAGCCGATCATCGGAGACGAGGAGCGGGCCGCCGTCGACGCCGTGCTGCGCTCGGGCATGGTCGCGCAGGGCCCGCAGGTCGCGGCGTTCGAGGAGGAGTTCGCGGAGCAGCTCGTCGAGGGCCGCCGCTGCCAGGCGGTGAGCTCGGGGACCGCCGGTCTCCACGTCGGCCTGCTCGCCAGCGGTGTCGGCCCCGGGGACGAGGTCATCGTCCCGTCCTTCACCTTCGCGGCGACGGCGAACTCGGTGGCGCTCACCGGCGCCACCCCGGTGTTCGCCGACATCGACCCCGACACCTTCTGCCTCGACCCCGAGTCGGTGCGCGCCGCCGTCACCGAGCGCACCCGCGGGGTCATGCCGGTGCACCTGTACGGGCACCCGGCCGACATGGTCGCCTTCGAGGCGCTCGCGGCCGAGCTCGGCCTGGAGATCTACGAGGACGCCGCGCAGGCGCACGGTGCGAGCCTCCACGGCCGCAAGGTCGGCACGTGGGGCCGCTTCGCGATGTTCTCCCTCTACCCGACGAAGAACATGACGTCCGGTGAGGGCGGCATGGTCTCCTGCGCCGACGAGGCCGTCGCCCGCATGGTGCGCCTGCTGCGCAACCAGGGCATGGAGCGCCAGTACGCCAACGAGGTCATCGGCCTCAACGTGCGGATGACCGACATCCACGCGGCGATCGGCCGCGTGCAGCTCGGCAAGCTGCCCGCCTGGACGGCCCGGCGCCAGGCCAACGCGGCCTTCTTCGACGAGCACCTCACCGGTGTCGTCACCCCGCCGGTGGCCGACGGTGCGGTCCACGTCTACCACCAGTACACGATCCGGGTCGAGGCCTCCGAGCGGGACCGCATGGTCACCGCGCTGCGTGAGGAGCACGGCGTCGGGACGGGCGTCTACTACCCGATCCCCAACCACCGCCTCTCCTCGCTGGAGCAGTACGCCCCGGCGCACGAGCTGCCGCAGACCGAGAAGGCGGCCGGCGAGGTCATCTCGCTGCCGGTCCACCCCTCGCTGTCCCAGGAGGACCTCGAGCGGGTCGTGTCCGGGGTCAACGCCGTGGCGAAGGCGGGTGCGTGA
- a CDS encoding Gfo/Idh/MocA family protein, with amino-acid sequence MPIRMGLIGLGAMGRHHARVIRQTSGMELVAVADPGGDAYGVAGDLEVLPDVHALIAAGIDAAMVAVPTVHHEEVGLALAAAGVHTMIEKPIAHTVEAGERVATAFEEAGLVGAVGYVERCNSAVLELRKRLAAGELGQVYQIQTRRQGPFPARISDVGVVKDLATHDVDLTAFIAGSPYDQVAAQVTHRSGREHEDMVLAIGRLASGVIVNHVVNWLSPMKERTTVVTGERGAFVADTMTGDLTFYANGTVPTTWDRVAQFRGVTEGDVVRYALPKREPLAVEQENFRDAVAGTGTDIVTMREGVHTLTVIEAMLASAHDGGRTIAL; translated from the coding sequence ATGCCGATCCGCATGGGCCTCATCGGCCTCGGGGCCATGGGCCGTCACCACGCCCGGGTCATCCGCCAGACGTCCGGGATGGAGCTCGTCGCGGTCGCCGACCCCGGCGGGGACGCCTACGGGGTGGCCGGTGACCTCGAGGTGCTGCCCGACGTCCACGCGCTCATCGCGGCCGGGATCGACGCCGCGATGGTCGCCGTGCCGACCGTCCACCACGAGGAGGTCGGCCTGGCACTCGCCGCCGCCGGCGTCCACACGATGATCGAGAAGCCGATCGCGCACACCGTGGAGGCCGGGGAGCGGGTCGCCACGGCGTTCGAGGAGGCCGGGCTCGTCGGGGCCGTCGGCTACGTCGAGCGGTGCAACTCCGCCGTCCTCGAGCTGCGCAAGCGCCTCGCCGCGGGCGAGCTGGGACAGGTGTACCAGATTCAGACCCGGCGCCAGGGCCCGTTCCCGGCGCGGATCTCGGACGTCGGCGTCGTCAAGGACCTCGCGACCCACGACGTCGACCTCACCGCGTTCATCGCCGGCAGCCCCTACGACCAGGTCGCCGCGCAGGTGACCCACCGCTCGGGCCGCGAGCACGAGGACATGGTGCTCGCCATCGGCCGGCTCGCCTCCGGCGTCATCGTCAACCACGTCGTCAACTGGCTCTCGCCGATGAAGGAGCGCACCACCGTCGTCACCGGCGAGCGTGGCGCGTTCGTCGCCGACACGATGACCGGCGACCTCACGTTCTACGCCAACGGCACCGTGCCGACGACGTGGGACCGGGTGGCCCAGTTCCGCGGCGTCACCGAGGGTGACGTCGTGCGCTACGCGCTGCCCAAGCGCGAGCCGCTCGCGGTGGAGCAGGAGAACTTCCGTGACGCCGTCGCCGGCACCGGTACGGACATCGTCACCATGCGTGAGGGTGTCCACACCCTCACCGTCATCGAGGCGATGCTCGCCTCCGCCCACGACGGCGGCCGCACCATCGCCCTGTAG
- a CDS encoding Fpg/Nei family DNA glycosylase yields the protein MPELPEVQALAQVLATRATGQVVRAVHVTSFPALKTYDPPPTALVGAAVTGVGRHGKWLDVVTSGPDGEVHLVLHLARAGWLRWHDTPPEGMPRAGRSGLAARVVLDGGAFDLTEAGTKKSLAIHVVRDPREVERIATLGVEPLSPDFTRQALDGLLDARNQQVKGLLRDQGAIAGIGNAYSDEILHAARLSPFALTRTLDEEARERLFTAVTAVLTAAIEASVGKDARDLKDVKRSGMAVHGRTGQACPVCGDTVAEVSFADSSLQYCPTCQTGGKKLADRRMSKLLR from the coding sequence GTGCCCGAGCTGCCCGAGGTGCAGGCCCTGGCGCAGGTGCTCGCCACCCGTGCCACCGGCCAGGTGGTGCGCGCCGTCCACGTGACGAGCTTCCCGGCGCTCAAGACCTACGACCCGCCGCCGACGGCGCTCGTGGGCGCGGCCGTCACCGGGGTGGGGCGCCACGGCAAGTGGCTCGACGTCGTCACGTCCGGGCCCGACGGCGAGGTCCACCTCGTCCTCCACCTCGCCCGGGCGGGCTGGCTGCGGTGGCACGACACACCGCCCGAGGGGATGCCGCGGGCCGGACGGTCCGGGCTGGCGGCGCGCGTCGTGCTCGACGGCGGCGCGTTCGACCTCACCGAGGCCGGCACGAAGAAGAGCCTGGCCATCCACGTCGTGCGCGACCCCCGCGAGGTCGAGCGGATCGCCACGCTCGGTGTCGAGCCGCTGTCCCCCGACTTCACCCGGCAGGCCCTGGACGGCCTGCTCGACGCGCGCAACCAGCAGGTCAAGGGCCTGCTGCGGGACCAGGGCGCGATCGCCGGGATCGGCAACGCCTACTCCGACGAGATCCTCCACGCCGCCCGGCTCAGCCCCTTCGCCCTCACCCGGACGCTCGACGAGGAGGCCCGCGAGCGCCTGTTCACCGCCGTCACCGCCGTGCTCACGGCCGCGATCGAGGCGTCGGTGGGCAAGGACGCGCGGGACCTCAAGGACGTCAAGCGCTCGGGGATGGCCGTGCACGGGCGCACCGGCCAGGCGTGCCCGGTGTGCGGGGACACCGTGGCCGAGGTGTCCTTCGCCGACTCGTCCCTGCAGTACTGCCCCACCTGCCAGACGGGCGGCAAGAAGCTCGCCGACCGCCGCATGTCCAAGCTCCTCCGTTAA
- the rfbB gene encoding dTDP-glucose 4,6-dehydratase, giving the protein MHVLVTGGAGFIGANFVHQTVAERPDARVTVLDKFTYAANRESLAGLDIEIVEGDVADRDVVDPLVEAADVVVHFAAESHNDNSLNDPWPFVQTNLIGTYTVLEAVRRHGTRLHHISTDEVYGDLELDDPAKFTASTPYNPSSPYSSTKAGSDMLVRAWVRSFGVEATLSNCSNNYGPYQHIEKFIPRQITNVLDGRRPKLYGAGLNVRDWIHVADHNSAVWRIIDAGQLGRTYLIGADGEMNNKAVVELILELLGRDPQDYDHVADRPGHDLRYAIDATPLREELGWEPRFRDFRAGLADTIEWYRANEAWWRPQKDAVEAKYAKTGQ; this is encoded by the coding sequence GTGCACGTGCTGGTCACCGGAGGCGCCGGGTTCATCGGAGCCAACTTCGTCCACCAGACCGTCGCCGAGCGTCCTGACGCCCGCGTGACGGTCCTGGACAAGTTCACCTACGCGGCCAACCGGGAGTCCCTGGCCGGCCTGGACATCGAGATCGTCGAGGGCGACGTCGCCGACCGCGACGTCGTCGACCCGCTCGTCGAGGCGGCCGACGTCGTCGTCCACTTCGCGGCGGAGTCGCACAACGACAACTCGCTCAACGACCCGTGGCCGTTCGTCCAGACGAACCTCATCGGGACGTACACGGTGCTCGAGGCGGTGCGCCGTCACGGCACCCGCCTGCACCACATCTCGACCGACGAGGTGTACGGCGACCTCGAGCTCGACGACCCGGCGAAGTTCACCGCGTCCACGCCGTACAACCCCTCCTCCCCGTACTCCTCGACCAAGGCCGGCTCGGACATGCTCGTCCGCGCGTGGGTGCGGTCCTTCGGGGTGGAGGCGACGCTGTCGAACTGCTCGAACAACTACGGGCCGTACCAGCACATCGAGAAGTTCATCCCCCGCCAGATCACCAACGTGCTCGACGGCCGGCGTCCCAAGCTCTACGGCGCCGGGCTCAACGTGCGTGACTGGATCCACGTCGCGGACCACAACTCCGCGGTGTGGCGGATCATCGACGCCGGTCAGCTCGGGCGCACCTACCTCATCGGCGCCGACGGCGAGATGAACAACAAGGCCGTCGTCGAGCTCATCCTCGAGCTGCTCGGGCGTGACCCGCAGGACTACGACCACGTCGCGGACCGTCCGGGCCACGACCTGCGCTACGCGATCGACGCCACCCCGCTGCGTGAGGAGCTCGGCTGGGAGCCGCGGTTCCGCGACTTCCGCGCCGGGCTGGCCGACACCATCGAGTGGTACCGCGCCAACGAGGCGTGGTGGCGCCCGCAGAAGGACGCCGTCGAGGCCAAGTACGCCAAGACCGGCCAGTAG
- a CDS encoding UDP-glucose dehydrogenase family protein produces MQISVIGCGYLGAVHAASMAELGHDVVGIDVDETKVALLAQGKAPFHEPGFADILERNVAAGRLRFSTDMTEVAGAAVHFIGVGTPQQEGSYAADMSQVNGSVAALLPHLAPTEAGAPVVVGKSTVPVGTAAGIAAQVEAAGGVLVWNPEFLREGFAVQDTISPDRMVYGLPADQQAAAHGQALLDEVYDDLINRQQIPRLLTDYPTAELVKVAANSFLATKISFINAMAELCEATGADVTQLAQAIGHDDRIGSKFLRAGVGFGGGCLPKDIRAFMARAEELGVDEALGFLREVDSINDRRRDHVITLATDLLGGQLDGANVAVLGAAFKPDTDDMRNSPALDIAHRLATAGARVTVTDPQAGPVLAGQDHHDFTVAPTAHEAMTGADLVLLLTEWREFSELDPAATVSLPNRAAIIDGRNVLDPAQWRAAGWTYHGMGRP; encoded by the coding sequence ATGCAGATTTCGGTGATCGGTTGTGGCTACCTGGGTGCGGTGCACGCGGCGTCGATGGCAGAGCTTGGTCATGACGTCGTCGGCATCGACGTCGACGAGACCAAGGTGGCCCTCCTCGCACAGGGCAAGGCCCCGTTCCACGAGCCCGGCTTCGCGGACATCCTCGAGCGCAACGTCGCGGCGGGCCGGCTGCGGTTCTCCACCGACATGACCGAGGTGGCCGGCGCCGCGGTCCACTTCATCGGCGTGGGCACCCCGCAGCAGGAGGGCTCCTACGCGGCGGACATGTCCCAGGTCAACGGCTCGGTCGCGGCCCTGCTGCCGCACCTTGCGCCCACCGAGGCCGGCGCGCCCGTCGTCGTCGGCAAGTCGACCGTGCCGGTGGGCACGGCGGCCGGCATCGCCGCCCAGGTCGAGGCGGCCGGTGGCGTGCTCGTGTGGAACCCCGAGTTCCTCCGTGAGGGCTTCGCCGTCCAGGACACCATCTCCCCCGACCGCATGGTCTACGGCCTGCCCGCAGACCAGCAGGCCGCCGCGCACGGCCAGGCGCTGCTCGACGAGGTGTACGACGACCTCATCAACCGCCAGCAGATCCCGCGCCTGCTCACCGACTACCCGACCGCCGAGCTCGTCAAGGTGGCCGCGAACTCCTTCCTCGCGACGAAGATCTCCTTCATCAACGCGATGGCCGAGCTGTGCGAGGCCACCGGTGCCGACGTCACCCAGCTCGCCCAGGCCATCGGCCACGACGACCGCATCGGGTCGAAGTTCCTGCGCGCCGGCGTGGGCTTCGGCGGCGGCTGCCTGCCCAAGGACATCCGGGCGTTCATGGCCCGCGCCGAGGAGCTCGGCGTCGACGAGGCGCTCGGCTTCCTGCGCGAGGTCGACTCGATCAACGACCGGCGCCGTGACCACGTCATCACCCTGGCCACCGACCTGCTGGGCGGGCAGCTCGACGGCGCGAACGTCGCCGTCCTCGGGGCGGCGTTCAAGCCGGACACCGACGACATGCGCAACTCCCCCGCGCTCGACATCGCCCACCGGCTGGCGACCGCCGGCGCCCGGGTCACCGTCACCGACCCGCAGGCCGGCCCCGTGCTCGCCGGCCAGGACCACCACGACTTCACCGTCGCCCCCACCGCCCACGAGGCGATGACGGGCGCGGACCTCGTCCTGCTGCTCACCGAGTGGCGGGAGTTCAGCGAGCTCGACCCCGCGGCGACCGTGTCCCTGCCGAACCGGGCCGCTATCATCGACGGCCGCAACGTCCTGGACCCCGCCCAGTGGCGCGCAGCCGGCTGGACCTATCACGGCATGGGCCGTCCCTGA